The following coding sequences are from one Xiphophorus couchianus chromosome 22, X_couchianus-1.0, whole genome shotgun sequence window:
- the LOC114137463 gene encoding canalicular multispecific organic anion transporter 1-like isoform X3 has protein sequence MSLCKRSQVNTKRWTKLYLCKQLVVFLLFLTAIGGLIVTLVEDFGPNSSAEKHSAVYYTNPVFFAVTWILLLLCQEGVRRKEKAVDSSSLFLFWLLLVLCDIFPFQTLIREALRLEKVRDVPRFSLFYISFGLTLIALILSALADMSPETKELVKKNPGAGATFLSRITFNWFNGMVMKGYKKPLVQEDMWELNEADSTSYISQRFNHHMQFELGKARIRFQKELKDKLLKNRSKSMEAPSQSNGLGKGVSQDVLMMEEKGKKDDENKKKEVTNYPNSWLVTTIYKTFKWLLIESAFFKLLQDLLAFVSPQLLKLMISFTQDKSSYAWEGYLYAVLLLVVALLQSLFLQQYLQRCFVLGMKVRTALMAAVYKKALVMSNDNRKESTVGETVNLMSADAQRFNDVTNFIHLLWSCPLQIMVSIVFLWMDLGPSTLAGVAVMLLMVPVNGLLANQAKKIQRENMKSKDKRLKIMNEILNGIKTLKLFAWEPSLQTQVEDIRGEELKVMRKFAYLTSFSTFISNCAPTLVSLATFAVFVAVSSDNILTAEKAFTSISLFNILRQPLSMLPMLIASIVQTTVSKKRLEKFLGGDDLENDIVCHDPSFNFAVSICDGSFAWEKDSEPLLKSVSLGIKPGGLVAVVGAVGSGKSSLLSALLGEMHRTKGFINIQGSFAFIPQQAWIQNATLRDNILFGSPYEEQRFEDVLEACALGPDLKLLSAGDLTEIGEKGINLSGGQKQRVSLARAAYSQADIFLLDDPLSAVDSHVGKHLFDKVIGPNGLLKNKTRVLVTHGVSFLPCVDEVVILVNGRVSEVGSYQSLRASKGAFSEFLDTYGTEQSNQTSSEDGCHNKEDFISDSEDNQSDVPLADAVSLMLRRENSIRRSQRGNRSSFRLRKNSNLKSPENTKKGQRLIEKETMETGQVKFSVWFQYVQAMGWGYAFWALFIYIIQNVAFIGQNLWLSDWTNDAVEHYNQTYSPMKRNTRVGVFGALGMTQGLFVFLGTLLLTNAAVNASRVLHSKLLNNVLRVPMVFFDTTPLGRVLNRFAKDIFTIDEVIPQMFSSWIMYLLGILGTIVFLCLSTPLFIIVIIPLAAIYFFVQRFYIPTSRQLRRLESVSRSPIYSHFGETMSGLSVIRAYNHQERFMKHNEVTIDENLKTIFLRIMSNRWLAIRLQFLGNLVVFFAAVFAVISRNSIDSGLVGLSISYALNVTLTLNFVVSITSQLETNIVAVERVSEYSELENEAPWVTQHRPSEKWPEVGSLQFVDYKVRYRPELDLVLKGISCDISGTEKIGIVGRTGAGKSSLANCLFRIIEAAEGRILIDNLDISTIGLHDLRNRLTIIPQDPVLFSGTLRMNLDPFDKFSNEELWRVLELSHLKDYVAGLKEGLKHEVAEGGENLSVGQRQLLCLARALLRKSQILILDEATAAVDLETDDRIQNTIRKEFSHCTVLTIAHRLHSIMDSSRVMVLDAGKIVEFDSPSNLMEKRGYFYSMAKDAGITHESETTL, from the exons ATGTCTTTATGTAAAAGATCACAAGTAAATACAAAACGTTGGACTAAGCTCTACCTCTGCAAACAG cttgttgtgtttctgttgtttctgacGGCCATTGGAGGCCTGATTGTCACATTAGTAGAAGATTTTGGTCCAAACAGCTCAGCAGAGAAACATTCTGCTGTATACTACACAAACCCAGTCTTCTTCGCTGTCACATGG attctcCTGCTGTTGTGTCAAGAAGGAGTGAGACgaaaagaaaaagcagtagactcttcttctctttttcttttctggcttCTCCTTGTCCTCTGTGACATTTTCCCTTTCCAGACCCTAATACGGGAAGCTCTTAGGCTG GAAAAGGTCAGAGATGTCCCTCGTTTCTCTCTTTTCTACATTTCCTTTGGTCTGACGTTGATAGCACTCATTCTCTCCGCTTTGGCTGATATGTCTCCAGAGACAAAGGAGCTCGTGAAAAAG AATCCAGGGGCTGGTGCAACATTCTTGAGCAGAATCACTTTTAACTGGTTCAATGG CATGGTGATGAAAGGCTACAAAAAACCTCTGGTTCAGGAGGACATGTGGGAGCTGAATGAGGCGGACAGCACCTCCTACATCAGTCAGCGTTTCAATCATCACATGCAGTTTGAGTTGGGTAAAGCTCGGATCCGATTTCAAAAAGAGTTGAAGGATAAACTGCTCAAAAATCGAAGCAAATCTATGGAAGCACCTTCTCAAAGCAACGGTCTGGGGAAAGGTGTGAGTCAGGATGTATTGATGATG gaggaaaaaggaaagaaagatgaTGAAAATAAGAAGAAGGAGGTCACAAATTATCCAAATTCATGGCTGGTTACCACCATCTACAAGACATTTAAATGGCTCCTGATTGAATCTGCCTTCTTCAAACTTCTGCAGGATCTTCTGGCTTTTGTCAGTCCTCAACTCCTAAA GTTGATGATCTCCTTCACTCAGGACAAATCCAGCTATGCCTGGGAAGGGTATTTGTatgctgtgctgctgctggtggtggctCTTCTACAATCATTGTTCTTGCAGCAGTATTTGCAGCGATGCTTTGTTCTGGGGATGAAGGTTCGAACTGCCCTCATGGCTGCTGTGTACAAGAAG gCGTTGGTGATGTCTAATGACAACCGCAAAGAGTCAACAGTCGGAGAAACTGTGAATCTCATGTCAGCAGACGCTCAGCGCTTCAACGACGTGACCAACTTCATCCACCTGCTGTGGTCCTGCCCTCTGCAGATCATGGTGTCCATCGTTTTCTTGTGGATGGACTTGGGACCTTCAACATTAGCAGGGGTTGCAGTAATGCTGCTAATGGTGCCGGTCAATGGACTGTTAGCCAACCAGGCCAAAAAAATTCAG agagaaaacatgaagtCTAAAGACAagagattaaaaataatgaatgaaatacTGAACGGAATCAAG ACTCTGAAACTGTTTGCGTGGGAGCCGTCCCTCCAGACTCAAGTTGAAGATATTAGAGGAGAAGAACTGAAGGTGATGAGGAAGTTTGCCTATCTCACATCTTTCTCCACCTTTATCTCCAACTGTGCCCCCACTCTA GTCTCTTTGGCCAcatttgctgtgtttgttgCTGTGAGCTCAGACAACATATTAACTGCTGAGAAAGCCTTCACTTCAATCTCTCTATTCAACATTCTTCGACAACCACTAAGCATGCTTCCTATGCTCATAGCTTCCATTGTGCAG ACAACGGTGTCTAAGAAGAGACTGGAGAAGTTTCTGGGAGGAGATGATCTTGAGAACGACATCGTGTGTCATGACCCTAGTTTTA ACTTTGCTGTCAGCATATGTGATGGTTCTTTCGCATGGGAAAAAGACTCTGAACCTCTACTTAAAAG TGTGTCGCTAGGCATTAAGCCTGGCGGGCTGGTAGCTGTAGTAGGAGCTGTGGGCTCAGGGAAGTCCTCTCTCTTGTCGGCACTCCTGGGAGAAATGCACAGAACCAAAGGCTTCATTAATAttcaa GGCTCTTTTGCATTTATACCACAGCAAGCCTGGATCCAAAATGCCACTCTGCGGGATAACATCTTGTTCGGCTCTCCTTATGAAGAGCAAAGGTTTGAAGATGTACTGGAGGCATGTGCTTTGGGCCCCGACCTCAAGCTGCTGTCTGCAGGAGACCTCACTGAGATTGGAGAAAAG GGTATCAATCTCTCAGGAGGTCAGAAACAGCGTGTCAGCTTGGCCAGAGCAGCTTACAGTCAGGCTGATATTTTTCTACTAGATGACCCCCTGTCTGCTGTTGACTCTCATGTGGGAAAGCATCTATTTGATAAAGTTATTGGACCCAATGGACTTCTGAAAAACAAG ACTCGTGTCCTGGTGACTCATGGAGTTAGTTTCCTCCCTTGTGTAGATGAAGTTGTAATTTTGGTGAATGGACGGGTTTCTGAGGTGGGGTCCTACCAGAGCCTCCGTGCCAGCAAAGGAGCTTTCTCAGAATTCTTAGACACATACGGGACAGAGCAAAGTAATCAGACAAGTTCAGAAG ATGGATGTCACAATAAAGAAGACTTCATCTCTGACTCAGAGGACAACCAGTCAGACGTTCCTTTGGCAGACGCTGTTTCTCTCATGCTGAGGAGGGAAAACAGCATCCGACGGAGCcagagaggaaacagaagcAG TTtcagattaagaaaaaacagcaatttaaaatcccctgaaaacacaaagaaaggtCAGAGGCTAATTGAGAAGGAGACTATGGAAACAGGACAG GTTAAATTCTCAGTCTGGTTCCAGTACGTGCAAGCCATGGGCTGGGGATATGCCTTTTGGGCCCTCTTCATTTATATCATCCAGAATGTTGCCTTTATTGGTCAAAACCTGTGGCTGAGTGACTGGACCAATGATGCAGTGGAACATTACAACCAGACATACTCTCCCATGAAGAGAAACACCAGGGTGGGGGTATTTGGTGCTCTTGGAATGACTCAGG gtCTGTTTGTCTTCCTTGGCACGCTGCTCTTGACCAATGCTGCAGTCAACGCATCTCGTGTTCTGCATTCAAAACTACTTAACAATGTCCTTCGAGTCCCCATGGTTTTCTTTGACACTACACCACTTGGAAGAGTCCTCAACCGCTTCGCAAAG GACATTTTCACAATAGATGAAGTCATTCCACAAATGTTCAGCTCCTGGATCATGTATCTGCTGGGCATTCTGGGAACAATAGTTTTCCTCTGTCTTTCCACTCCTCTCTTTATCATTGTCATCATTCCTCTGGCTGCAATTTACTTCTTTGTACAA CGATTCTACATACCAACTTCACGACAGCTGCGTCGCCTGGAGTCAGTCTCTCGCTCTCCTATATATTCCCACTTTGGCGAGACCATGTCAGGTCTGTCTGTGATAAGAGCCTACAACCATCAGGAACGATTTATGAAACACAATGAAGTAACCATCGATGAAAACttgaaaactatatttttaagGATCATGTCAAACAG ATGGCTGGCCATCCGCCTGCAGTTTCTCGGAAACCTTGTGGTGTTTTTTGCTGCTGTATTTGCTGTCATTTCTAGAAACTCCATTGACAGCGGCCTCGTTGGCCTTTCAATATCATATGCACTCAAT GTAACTCTAACCCTCAACTTTGTGGTTAGCATAACCTCACAGCTGGAGACTAATATTGTAGCCGTAGAAAGAGTGAGTGAATACTCTGAGCTTGAGAATGag GCTCCCTGGGTGACTCAGCATCGGCCTTCAGAGAAGTGGCCTGAAGTAGGAAGCCTGCAGTTTGTAGACTACAAGGTCCGCTACAGACCTGAACTGGACCTGGTCCTGAAAGGGATTTCCTGTGACATCAGTGGCACTGAGAAA aTTGGTATAGTGGGCCGCACTGGAGCTGGAAAATCAAGCCTGGCAAACTGCCTGTTTCGCATTATTGAAGCAGCTGAAGGACGTATCCTTATCGATAATTTAGATATTTCTACAATTGGACTGCATGATCTAAGAAACAGGctcacaatcatcccacag GATCCAGTCTTGTTCTCTGGGACACTGAGGATGAACTTGGATCCATTTGACAAATTCAGCAATGAGGAGCTCTGGAGAGTGCTTGAGCTGTCTCATCTGAAGGATTATGTAGCTGGGCTGAAGGAAGGATTAAAGCATGAGGTTGCAGAGGGAGGAGAAAACCTCAG TGTTGGTCAGAGGCAGCTGCTGTGCCTGGCTCGGGCTCTGCTGAGAAAATCTCAAATCCTGATCCTGGATGAGGCCACTGCAGCCGTTGACCTGGAGACGGACGACCGGATTCAGAATACAATCCGCAAAGAGTTCTCCCACTGCACGGTGCTCACCATCGCCCACCGTCTGCACAGCATCATGGACAGCTCCAG GGTGATGGTCCTCGATGCTGGTAAAATTGTGGAATTTGATTCTCCAAGCAATCTGATGGAAAAGCGAGGTTATTTCTACTCCATGGCAAAGGATGCTGGGATAACACATGAGAGTGAAACAACGCTCTAA
- the LOC114137463 gene encoding canalicular multispecific organic anion transporter 1-like isoform X2 translates to MCAAFLEEYCGSVFWNESYLEREDPDLPVCLEQTVLVWIPLGFLWLSAPWNLMSLCKRSQVNTKRWTKLYLCKQLVVFLLFLTAIGGLIVTLVEDFGPNSSAEKHSAVYYTNPVFFAVTWILLLLCQEGVRRKEKAVDSSSLFLFWLLLVLCDIFPFQTLIREALRLVRDVPRFSLFYISFGLTLIALILSALADMSPETKELVKKNPGAGATFLSRITFNWFNGMVMKGYKKPLVQEDMWELNEADSTSYISQRFNHHMQFELGKARIRFQKELKDKLLKNRSKSMEAPSQSNGLGKGVSQDVLMMEEKGKKDDENKKKEVTNYPNSWLVTTIYKTFKWLLIESAFFKLLQDLLAFVSPQLLKLMISFTQDKSSYAWEGYLYAVLLLVVALLQSLFLQQYLQRCFVLGMKVRTALMAAVYKKALVMSNDNRKESTVGETVNLMSADAQRFNDVTNFIHLLWSCPLQIMVSIVFLWMDLGPSTLAGVAVMLLMVPVNGLLANQAKKIQRENMKSKDKRLKIMNEILNGIKTLKLFAWEPSLQTQVEDIRGEELKVMRKFAYLTSFSTFISNCAPTLVSLATFAVFVAVSSDNILTAEKAFTSISLFNILRQPLSMLPMLIASIVQTTVSKKRLEKFLGGDDLENDIVCHDPSFNFAVSICDGSFAWEKDSEPLLKSVSLGIKPGGLVAVVGAVGSGKSSLLSALLGEMHRTKGFINIQGSFAFIPQQAWIQNATLRDNILFGSPYEEQRFEDVLEACALGPDLKLLSAGDLTEIGEKGINLSGGQKQRVSLARAAYSQADIFLLDDPLSAVDSHVGKHLFDKVIGPNGLLKNKTRVLVTHGVSFLPCVDEVVILVNGRVSEVGSYQSLRASKGAFSEFLDTYGTEQSNQTSSEDGCHNKEDFISDSEDNQSDVPLADAVSLMLRRENSIRRSQRGNRSSFRLRKNSNLKSPENTKKGQRLIEKETMETGQVKFSVWFQYVQAMGWGYAFWALFIYIIQNVAFIGQNLWLSDWTNDAVEHYNQTYSPMKRNTRVGVFGALGMTQGLFVFLGTLLLTNAAVNASRVLHSKLLNNVLRVPMVFFDTTPLGRVLNRFAKDIFTIDEVIPQMFSSWIMYLLGILGTIVFLCLSTPLFIIVIIPLAAIYFFVQRFYIPTSRQLRRLESVSRSPIYSHFGETMSGLSVIRAYNHQERFMKHNEVTIDENLKTIFLRIMSNRWLAIRLQFLGNLVVFFAAVFAVISRNSIDSGLVGLSISYALNVTLTLNFVVSITSQLETNIVAVERVSEYSELENEAPWVTQHRPSEKWPEVGSLQFVDYKVRYRPELDLVLKGISCDISGTEKIGIVGRTGAGKSSLANCLFRIIEAAEGRILIDNLDISTIGLHDLRNRLTIIPQDPVLFSGTLRMNLDPFDKFSNEELWRVLELSHLKDYVAGLKEGLKHEVAEGGENLSVGQRQLLCLARALLRKSQILILDEATAAVDLETDDRIQNTIRKEFSHCTVLTIAHRLHSIMDSSRVMVLDAGKIVEFDSPSNLMEKRGYFYSMAKDAGITHESETTL, encoded by the exons ATGTGTGCTGCGTTTCTGGAGGAGTACTGCGGGTCAGTCTTTTGG AATGAGTCCTATTTGGAGAGAGAGGACCCTGACCTCCCAGTATGTCTGGAACAGACAGTTCTGGTCTGGATCCCTCTGGGCTTCCTCTGGCTAAGCGCTCCATGGAACCTCATGTCTTTATGTAAAAGATCACAAGTAAATACAAAACGTTGGACTAAGCTCTACCTCTGCAAACAG cttgttgtgtttctgttgtttctgacGGCCATTGGAGGCCTGATTGTCACATTAGTAGAAGATTTTGGTCCAAACAGCTCAGCAGAGAAACATTCTGCTGTATACTACACAAACCCAGTCTTCTTCGCTGTCACATGG attctcCTGCTGTTGTGTCAAGAAGGAGTGAGACgaaaagaaaaagcagtagactcttcttctctttttcttttctggcttCTCCTTGTCCTCTGTGACATTTTCCCTTTCCAGACCCTAATACGGGAAGCTCTTAGGCTG GTCAGAGATGTCCCTCGTTTCTCTCTTTTCTACATTTCCTTTGGTCTGACGTTGATAGCACTCATTCTCTCCGCTTTGGCTGATATGTCTCCAGAGACAAAGGAGCTCGTGAAAAAG AATCCAGGGGCTGGTGCAACATTCTTGAGCAGAATCACTTTTAACTGGTTCAATGG CATGGTGATGAAAGGCTACAAAAAACCTCTGGTTCAGGAGGACATGTGGGAGCTGAATGAGGCGGACAGCACCTCCTACATCAGTCAGCGTTTCAATCATCACATGCAGTTTGAGTTGGGTAAAGCTCGGATCCGATTTCAAAAAGAGTTGAAGGATAAACTGCTCAAAAATCGAAGCAAATCTATGGAAGCACCTTCTCAAAGCAACGGTCTGGGGAAAGGTGTGAGTCAGGATGTATTGATGATG gaggaaaaaggaaagaaagatgaTGAAAATAAGAAGAAGGAGGTCACAAATTATCCAAATTCATGGCTGGTTACCACCATCTACAAGACATTTAAATGGCTCCTGATTGAATCTGCCTTCTTCAAACTTCTGCAGGATCTTCTGGCTTTTGTCAGTCCTCAACTCCTAAA GTTGATGATCTCCTTCACTCAGGACAAATCCAGCTATGCCTGGGAAGGGTATTTGTatgctgtgctgctgctggtggtggctCTTCTACAATCATTGTTCTTGCAGCAGTATTTGCAGCGATGCTTTGTTCTGGGGATGAAGGTTCGAACTGCCCTCATGGCTGCTGTGTACAAGAAG gCGTTGGTGATGTCTAATGACAACCGCAAAGAGTCAACAGTCGGAGAAACTGTGAATCTCATGTCAGCAGACGCTCAGCGCTTCAACGACGTGACCAACTTCATCCACCTGCTGTGGTCCTGCCCTCTGCAGATCATGGTGTCCATCGTTTTCTTGTGGATGGACTTGGGACCTTCAACATTAGCAGGGGTTGCAGTAATGCTGCTAATGGTGCCGGTCAATGGACTGTTAGCCAACCAGGCCAAAAAAATTCAG agagaaaacatgaagtCTAAAGACAagagattaaaaataatgaatgaaatacTGAACGGAATCAAG ACTCTGAAACTGTTTGCGTGGGAGCCGTCCCTCCAGACTCAAGTTGAAGATATTAGAGGAGAAGAACTGAAGGTGATGAGGAAGTTTGCCTATCTCACATCTTTCTCCACCTTTATCTCCAACTGTGCCCCCACTCTA GTCTCTTTGGCCAcatttgctgtgtttgttgCTGTGAGCTCAGACAACATATTAACTGCTGAGAAAGCCTTCACTTCAATCTCTCTATTCAACATTCTTCGACAACCACTAAGCATGCTTCCTATGCTCATAGCTTCCATTGTGCAG ACAACGGTGTCTAAGAAGAGACTGGAGAAGTTTCTGGGAGGAGATGATCTTGAGAACGACATCGTGTGTCATGACCCTAGTTTTA ACTTTGCTGTCAGCATATGTGATGGTTCTTTCGCATGGGAAAAAGACTCTGAACCTCTACTTAAAAG TGTGTCGCTAGGCATTAAGCCTGGCGGGCTGGTAGCTGTAGTAGGAGCTGTGGGCTCAGGGAAGTCCTCTCTCTTGTCGGCACTCCTGGGAGAAATGCACAGAACCAAAGGCTTCATTAATAttcaa GGCTCTTTTGCATTTATACCACAGCAAGCCTGGATCCAAAATGCCACTCTGCGGGATAACATCTTGTTCGGCTCTCCTTATGAAGAGCAAAGGTTTGAAGATGTACTGGAGGCATGTGCTTTGGGCCCCGACCTCAAGCTGCTGTCTGCAGGAGACCTCACTGAGATTGGAGAAAAG GGTATCAATCTCTCAGGAGGTCAGAAACAGCGTGTCAGCTTGGCCAGAGCAGCTTACAGTCAGGCTGATATTTTTCTACTAGATGACCCCCTGTCTGCTGTTGACTCTCATGTGGGAAAGCATCTATTTGATAAAGTTATTGGACCCAATGGACTTCTGAAAAACAAG ACTCGTGTCCTGGTGACTCATGGAGTTAGTTTCCTCCCTTGTGTAGATGAAGTTGTAATTTTGGTGAATGGACGGGTTTCTGAGGTGGGGTCCTACCAGAGCCTCCGTGCCAGCAAAGGAGCTTTCTCAGAATTCTTAGACACATACGGGACAGAGCAAAGTAATCAGACAAGTTCAGAAG ATGGATGTCACAATAAAGAAGACTTCATCTCTGACTCAGAGGACAACCAGTCAGACGTTCCTTTGGCAGACGCTGTTTCTCTCATGCTGAGGAGGGAAAACAGCATCCGACGGAGCcagagaggaaacagaagcAG TTtcagattaagaaaaaacagcaatttaaaatcccctgaaaacacaaagaaaggtCAGAGGCTAATTGAGAAGGAGACTATGGAAACAGGACAG GTTAAATTCTCAGTCTGGTTCCAGTACGTGCAAGCCATGGGCTGGGGATATGCCTTTTGGGCCCTCTTCATTTATATCATCCAGAATGTTGCCTTTATTGGTCAAAACCTGTGGCTGAGTGACTGGACCAATGATGCAGTGGAACATTACAACCAGACATACTCTCCCATGAAGAGAAACACCAGGGTGGGGGTATTTGGTGCTCTTGGAATGACTCAGG gtCTGTTTGTCTTCCTTGGCACGCTGCTCTTGACCAATGCTGCAGTCAACGCATCTCGTGTTCTGCATTCAAAACTACTTAACAATGTCCTTCGAGTCCCCATGGTTTTCTTTGACACTACACCACTTGGAAGAGTCCTCAACCGCTTCGCAAAG GACATTTTCACAATAGATGAAGTCATTCCACAAATGTTCAGCTCCTGGATCATGTATCTGCTGGGCATTCTGGGAACAATAGTTTTCCTCTGTCTTTCCACTCCTCTCTTTATCATTGTCATCATTCCTCTGGCTGCAATTTACTTCTTTGTACAA CGATTCTACATACCAACTTCACGACAGCTGCGTCGCCTGGAGTCAGTCTCTCGCTCTCCTATATATTCCCACTTTGGCGAGACCATGTCAGGTCTGTCTGTGATAAGAGCCTACAACCATCAGGAACGATTTATGAAACACAATGAAGTAACCATCGATGAAAACttgaaaactatatttttaagGATCATGTCAAACAG ATGGCTGGCCATCCGCCTGCAGTTTCTCGGAAACCTTGTGGTGTTTTTTGCTGCTGTATTTGCTGTCATTTCTAGAAACTCCATTGACAGCGGCCTCGTTGGCCTTTCAATATCATATGCACTCAAT GTAACTCTAACCCTCAACTTTGTGGTTAGCATAACCTCACAGCTGGAGACTAATATTGTAGCCGTAGAAAGAGTGAGTGAATACTCTGAGCTTGAGAATGag GCTCCCTGGGTGACTCAGCATCGGCCTTCAGAGAAGTGGCCTGAAGTAGGAAGCCTGCAGTTTGTAGACTACAAGGTCCGCTACAGACCTGAACTGGACCTGGTCCTGAAAGGGATTTCCTGTGACATCAGTGGCACTGAGAAA aTTGGTATAGTGGGCCGCACTGGAGCTGGAAAATCAAGCCTGGCAAACTGCCTGTTTCGCATTATTGAAGCAGCTGAAGGACGTATCCTTATCGATAATTTAGATATTTCTACAATTGGACTGCATGATCTAAGAAACAGGctcacaatcatcccacag GATCCAGTCTTGTTCTCTGGGACACTGAGGATGAACTTGGATCCATTTGACAAATTCAGCAATGAGGAGCTCTGGAGAGTGCTTGAGCTGTCTCATCTGAAGGATTATGTAGCTGGGCTGAAGGAAGGATTAAAGCATGAGGTTGCAGAGGGAGGAGAAAACCTCAG TGTTGGTCAGAGGCAGCTGCTGTGCCTGGCTCGGGCTCTGCTGAGAAAATCTCAAATCCTGATCCTGGATGAGGCCACTGCAGCCGTTGACCTGGAGACGGACGACCGGATTCAGAATACAATCCGCAAAGAGTTCTCCCACTGCACGGTGCTCACCATCGCCCACCGTCTGCACAGCATCATGGACAGCTCCAG GGTGATGGTCCTCGATGCTGGTAAAATTGTGGAATTTGATTCTCCAAGCAATCTGATGGAAAAGCGAGGTTATTTCTACTCCATGGCAAAGGATGCTGGGATAACACATGAGAGTGAAACAACGCTCTAA